From the Hyphomicrobium sp. ghe19 genome, one window contains:
- a CDS encoding malate--CoA ligase subunit beta encodes MDIHEYQAKELLAKFGVPIPRGGLAYSPEQATYRASELGGAVVVKAQIHSGARGKAGGVKLCRNEREIEEAAEFMLGRKLVTHQTGPSGKLVSRLYIEEATNIDREIYLGFVMDRASERIVVVASAAGGMDIEEISATQPDTIIRVTVDPAVGMQQFQARELAFGLGVDPDIVNKIVPAIMGCYRAFRDLDAMMVEINPLVITKEKQVLALDAKMSFDENALFRRPHIAELRDKSQEDPRETYASDRGLSYVGLDGDIGCIVNGAGLAMATLDMIKLAGGEPANFLDIGGGASPERVTKSFKAVLRDKNVRAILVNVFAGINRCDWVAKGVVDAVKELEITMPIVVRLAGTNVEEGRKIIDTSGLTVISADTLAEAAKKAVEAAKKSA; translated from the coding sequence ATGGACATTCATGAATACCAGGCGAAAGAACTTCTTGCGAAGTTCGGCGTGCCGATCCCCCGCGGCGGTCTCGCCTACAGCCCTGAGCAGGCAACCTATCGCGCCAGCGAACTCGGCGGCGCGGTTGTTGTGAAAGCGCAGATCCACTCAGGCGCCCGCGGCAAAGCCGGTGGCGTCAAGCTCTGCCGCAACGAGCGGGAAATAGAAGAAGCGGCCGAGTTCATGCTCGGTCGCAAGCTCGTAACGCATCAGACCGGTCCGTCGGGCAAGCTCGTCTCTCGCCTCTACATCGAGGAAGCGACGAACATCGATCGCGAAATCTATCTCGGTTTCGTGATGGATCGCGCGTCCGAGCGCATCGTGGTGGTTGCCTCAGCTGCAGGCGGGATGGACATCGAGGAAATCTCGGCGACCCAGCCCGACACCATCATTCGCGTAACGGTCGACCCGGCCGTCGGCATGCAGCAGTTCCAGGCGCGCGAACTCGCGTTCGGCTTGGGCGTTGATCCCGACATCGTCAACAAGATCGTGCCTGCGATCATGGGCTGCTACCGCGCGTTTCGCGATCTCGACGCGATGATGGTGGAGATCAATCCGCTCGTCATCACGAAGGAAAAGCAGGTCCTCGCGCTCGACGCCAAAATGTCGTTCGACGAGAACGCCCTGTTCCGCCGGCCCCACATTGCAGAGCTTCGCGACAAGAGCCAGGAAGACCCGCGCGAGACCTACGCGTCAGACCGCGGACTGTCCTACGTTGGTCTCGATGGCGATATCGGCTGCATCGTGAACGGCGCCGGCCTCGCGATGGCGACCCTCGACATGATCAAGCTTGCTGGCGGTGAACCGGCAAACTTCCTCGACATCGGCGGCGGCGCTTCTCCAGAACGCGTGACGAAATCGTTCAAGGCCGTGCTTCGCGACAAGAACGTTCGCGCCATCCTGGTCAACGTCTTCGCCGGCATCAATCGCTGCGATTGGGTTGCGAAGGGTGTCGTCGACGCCGTCAAGGAACTCGAGATCACGATGCCGATCGTCGTCCGCCTCGCCGGCACGAACGTTGAGGAAGGTCGCAAGATCATCGATACGAGCGGTCTCACTGTGATTAGCGCCGATACTCTCGCAGAAGCGGCGAAAAAAGCGGTCGAAGCAGCGAAAAAATCGGCCTAG
- a CDS encoding CoA ester lyase, producing the protein MSFTLYPLRKQRLQRSYLAVPGSNPTMIDRALKSAADYVFLDCEDAVAPPEKEQARKNIIQALNDLDWKAAGKSVSVRINGLDTHYMYRDVVDIVEQAGHKLDTILIPKVGVPADVYTVETIVSQIEVAKGLPHQIGTEALIETPLGMANVEAIASANSRLESMHFGVADYSAFNKARTVVIGGLNPDYPGDQWHFPLSRMTVACRAFGLRPIDGPFGGIDDPEGYKAAARRGAALGMEGKWAIHPSQIELANEVYSPTAKEVERAERILVALKEAEAQGKGAASLDGKMIDAASEKMAKNLLVTAAAIKSAEAARAK; encoded by the coding sequence ATGAGCTTTACGCTTTACCCGCTCCGCAAACAGAGATTGCAGCGCTCGTATCTCGCGGTTCCCGGCTCCAACCCGACCATGATCGATCGCGCGCTGAAGAGCGCCGCCGATTACGTCTTCCTCGATTGCGAAGACGCCGTCGCTCCGCCCGAAAAGGAGCAGGCGCGTAAGAACATCATTCAGGCGCTGAACGATCTTGACTGGAAAGCAGCTGGCAAAAGCGTCAGCGTCCGTATCAACGGCCTCGACACGCACTACATGTACCGCGACGTCGTCGACATCGTGGAGCAGGCCGGTCACAAGCTCGACACGATCCTGATCCCGAAGGTTGGCGTTCCCGCCGACGTCTACACGGTCGAGACGATCGTCAGCCAGATCGAAGTCGCCAAGGGCCTTCCGCACCAGATCGGCACTGAAGCGCTCATCGAAACGCCGCTCGGCATGGCCAACGTCGAAGCCATCGCCTCCGCCAACAGCCGTCTCGAGTCGATGCACTTCGGCGTCGCCGACTACTCGGCCTTCAACAAAGCCCGCACCGTCGTCATCGGTGGCTTGAACCCCGACTATCCTGGCGACCAGTGGCACTTCCCGTTGTCGCGCATGACCGTCGCCTGCCGCGCCTTCGGCTTGCGTCCGATTGACGGTCCGTTCGGCGGCATCGACGATCCGGAAGGCTACAAGGCCGCCGCCCGCCGCGGCGCAGCGCTTGGCATGGAAGGCAAGTGGGCCATCCATCCCTCGCAGATCGAACTCGCCAACGAAGTGTATTCGCCGACCGCCAAGGAAGTCGAACGCGCAGAGCGCATCCTCGTCGCGCTGAAGGAAGCCGAAGCCCAGGGTAAGGGCGCAGCCTCCCTCGACGGCAAGATGATCGACGCAGCATCCGAGAAGATGGCGAAGAACCTGCTGGTCACGGCAGCGGCCATCAAGTCGGCCGAAGCCGCCCGCGCCAAATAA